The Methylobacterium sp. PvR107 genome contains a region encoding:
- a CDS encoding ATPase inhibitor subunit zeta yields MTTTFEERERAAERRFVQEEEARFHVRNRRNQLLACWARERMRLTGSAGEGYVTSFTECAVVTDDETLIARLQSDLMAAGIEATVARLCTEMTRCAALAQAERSVGVALDQSSSA; encoded by the coding sequence ATGACCACCACCTTCGAAGAGCGCGAGCGGGCCGCCGAGCGCCGCTTCGTCCAAGAGGAGGAGGCGCGCTTCCACGTCCGCAACCGGCGCAACCAGCTCCTGGCCTGCTGGGCCCGCGAGCGGATGAGGCTGACCGGCTCCGCGGGGGAAGGCTACGTCACCTCCTTCACGGAGTGCGCCGTCGTGACCGATGACGAGACGCTGATTGCGAGGCTTCAGTCGGACCTAATGGCGGCCGGCATCGAGGCGACTGTCGCTCGCCTGTGCACGGAGATGACCCGGTGCGCCGCACTGGCGCAGGCCGAGCGGAGCGTCGGGGTTGCGCTGGATCAAAGCTCTTCCGCCTAG
- a CDS encoding BON domain-containing protein, giving the protein MGDKLIRQNVSDELDFVPTIDSAQIGAAVGKGIVTLTGHVASDIERATAEEAAQTERGVRGMVEEIKVRFDGAAPPRDEDLPQRAAQMLDWSATVPRNAVQVTVKDAKVVLQGKVDAWHQHRRAENAAWWAPGMRAVEDRLTLG; this is encoded by the coding sequence ATGGGCGACAAGCTGATCCGTCAGAACGTCAGCGACGAGTTGGATTTCGTGCCCACCATCGACTCCGCCCAAATCGGCGCCGCCGTTGGGAAGGGCATCGTCACGCTCACGGGCCACGTCGCCAGCGACATCGAGCGCGCGACGGCCGAGGAGGCAGCCCAGACGGAGCGCGGCGTCCGCGGAATGGTGGAGGAGATCAAAGTCCGCTTCGACGGCGCAGCCCCGCCGCGCGACGAAGACCTCCCGCAACGCGCCGCGCAGATGCTCGACTGGTCCGCGACCGTGCCGAGGAACGCCGTGCAGGTGACGGTCAAGGACGCGAAAGTCGTCCTGCAGGGCAAGGTCGACGCCTGGCACCAACACCGCCGCGCCGAGAACGCCGCGTGGTGGGCGCCGGGCATGCGCGCCGTCGAGGACCGGCTGACGCTGGGCTGA
- a CDS encoding c-type cytochrome yields MRPAAILRAGILASLPFLPTTPATAWDRHVRQGETIARTNCARCHAVGRVGASPLSAAPPFRELHRRYPVADLGEALTEGIRTGHPSMPEFRFDPDQAEDLIAYLKSLER; encoded by the coding sequence ATGCGCCCGGCCGCCATCCTCCGCGCCGGCATCCTGGCATCCTTGCCCTTCCTTCCCACCACGCCCGCGACGGCCTGGGACCGGCATGTGCGGCAAGGCGAGACCATCGCCCGGACCAACTGCGCCCGGTGCCATGCCGTCGGCCGGGTCGGCGCGAGCCCGCTGTCCGCGGCACCGCCCTTCCGCGAGCTGCACAGGCGCTACCCCGTCGCGGATCTCGGCGAGGCGCTCACCGAGGGCATCCGCACCGGCCACCCGAGCATGCCCGAGTTCCGGTTCGACCCCGACCAAGCGGAAGACCTGATCGCCTACCTGAAGTCTTTGGAACGCTGA
- a CDS encoding acetate/propionate family kinase has protein sequence MILVLNAGSFSLRCALFRPGADEPAWRAHVADIGQAPTISVDGVAVTVERPPQGGHAAVARWMFTRLPVPPSAVGHRVVHGGLRHAEPMRVDADTLAALEELVPLAPAHQPQALACIRVVAETWPDLPQVACFDTAFHRSQDRLAQLYPLPRALIDGGLVRFGFYGLSYAPVARMIPRGQVLAAHPGYGASLCAIRDGRSVATTMGFTTLDGLMMGTRSGAVDPGLVLHLIRERGLSPDALADLLNERSGLLGVSGISDDVRVLEASTAVEAREALDLFAYRAVRDAGSLVPALGGLDTLVFTGGIGEHAAGIRASICRGLALAGIVLDETANAQGKASIGGPAAVAAVRIIPANEEREIALSSADVLNEARGRCSRPRPP, from the coding sequence ATGATCCTCGTCCTCAACGCCGGTTCCTTCAGCCTGCGCTGCGCCCTGTTCCGGCCGGGCGCGGACGAGCCGGCTTGGCGTGCCCACGTCGCCGACATCGGCCAAGCACCGACGATCTCGGTCGACGGCGTCGCTGTCACCGTCGAGCGGCCCCCGCAAGGCGGCCACGCGGCGGTCGCTCGCTGGATGTTCACGCGGCTGCCGGTCCCACCCAGTGCGGTCGGACATCGCGTGGTCCATGGCGGTCTCCGCCACGCGGAACCGATGCGCGTCGATGCCGACACGCTGGCCGCGTTGGAAGAACTCGTCCCGCTGGCACCCGCGCATCAACCCCAGGCGCTTGCCTGCATCCGGGTCGTCGCAGAGACCTGGCCCGACCTGCCGCAGGTCGCTTGCTTCGATACCGCCTTCCACCGAAGCCAGGACAGGCTCGCTCAACTCTACCCGCTGCCTCGGGCGCTCATCGATGGCGGGCTCGTACGCTTCGGCTTCTACGGACTGTCCTACGCCCCCGTCGCCCGGATGATCCCGCGCGGCCAGGTTCTGGCCGCCCATCCCGGGTACGGGGCGAGCTTGTGCGCGATCCGGGACGGGCGCAGCGTCGCCACGACGATGGGCTTTACCACGCTCGACGGGCTGATGATGGGCACGCGCAGCGGCGCGGTCGATCCGGGGCTCGTGCTGCACCTGATCCGAGAGCGAGGCCTGTCGCCCGACGCCTTGGCCGACCTGCTGAACGAGCGGTCGGGCCTTCTGGGCGTGTCCGGCATCAGCGACGATGTGCGCGTCCTGGAGGCGAGCACCGCCGTGGAGGCGCGCGAGGCCCTCGACTTGTTCGCCTACCGAGCCGTGCGCGACGCGGGCTCACTCGTGCCGGCGCTCGGCGGCCTCGACACCCTCGTCTTCACCGGCGGCATCGGAGAGCACGCCGCCGGAATCCGCGCCAGTATCTGCCGCGGTCTCGCCTTGGCCGGAATCGTCCTCGACGAGACCGCGAACGCCCAGGGCAAGGCAAGCATCGGTGGTCCGGCGGCCGTTGCCGCCGTCCGCATCATCCCGGCGAATGAGGAGCGCGAAATCGCGCTATCTTCGGCCGATGTGCTGAACGAGGCGCGCGGGCGCTGTTCCAGGCCGCGACCGCCCTGA
- a CDS encoding universal stress protein — translation MTYASIMVAVDLTDGARGRMRLAAHLADDFHACLTGVAAEQPAYAVPPAGPTPASAYALAASNEIVLNDLRRAREAFEAAVGGRSRVEWRSNLDFPLAFLITHAAAADLVVVGRGTDLGQALFSVDPADAVMRLGRPVLVVPPAVDHLDAKRVVVGWKNTCEARRAVWDAMPFLKRASEVLVVSVDDGAASDGQDTLRLLQAHSVAAICVRRNTLGASVADALIEAAAEHGADLIVTGAYSHGRLREWVFGGVTRDLLAGAPICCLMSH, via the coding sequence ATGACATACGCGAGCATCATGGTGGCCGTGGACCTGACGGATGGGGCACGCGGCCGCATGCGCTTGGCCGCCCACCTCGCCGACGACTTCCATGCCTGCCTGACCGGCGTCGCGGCAGAGCAGCCGGCTTACGCCGTACCGCCGGCGGGCCCGACGCCGGCGAGCGCCTACGCCTTGGCCGCCTCCAACGAGATCGTCTTGAACGACCTCCGGCGTGCCCGCGAGGCCTTCGAGGCGGCCGTAGGCGGTCGTAGCCGCGTCGAGTGGCGCTCGAACCTCGATTTTCCGCTGGCGTTCCTGATCACGCACGCTGCGGCCGCCGACCTCGTGGTGGTCGGCCGCGGGACCGACCTGGGGCAAGCGCTGTTCTCGGTCGATCCGGCCGACGCGGTCATGCGCCTTGGGCGCCCGGTCCTGGTGGTGCCGCCGGCCGTCGACCATCTCGACGCCAAGCGCGTCGTGGTCGGCTGGAAGAACACCTGCGAGGCGCGCCGTGCCGTCTGGGACGCGATGCCGTTCCTGAAGCGAGCGTCGGAAGTGCTCGTCGTCTCCGTCGACGACGGCGCCGCTTCCGATGGGCAGGACACGCTCCGCCTCCTCCAGGCCCACAGCGTCGCCGCCATCTGCGTGAGGCGCAACACGCTGGGCGCCTCGGTCGCCGATGCGCTCATCGAGGCGGCCGCCGAGCACGGCGCCGACCTGATCGTGACGGGCGCCTACAGTCACGGCAGGCTTCGTGAATGGGTCTTCGGCGGCGTTACCCGCGACCTACTGGCCGGCGCACCCATCTGCTGCCTGATGAGCCACTGA
- a CDS encoding phosphoketolase, with protein MDATHEAKQRDESGHGDEQGRTFVPGPLGPDSLRRIDAYWRAANYLSVGQIYLMANPLLRQPLKPEHVKPRLLGHWGTTPGLNFIYAHLNRVIGQRDLDMIAVWGPGHGAPGLVANAYLEGTYSEIYPDVAQDLDGMARLFRQFSFPGGIPSHASPELPGSIHEGGELGYSLAHAFGAALDNPGLTVACVVGDGEAETGPLAASWHANKFLDPRHDGMVLPILHLNGYKIASPTILARMPADELRSLLVGYGYEPAFVEGDEPARMHQDMAAALDAAFDAIAEIRKRAGRGQGGRPRWPMIVLRSPKGWTGPKTVDGHPVEGTWRSHQVPVAATRENPEHLAILEAWMRSYRPEELFAADGALMAGLAALPPKGLRRLSANPHANAHKSAPLRLPDLHDFAVAVPQPGRSKAEATRALGIYLRDVLRLNAEARNFRIMGPDETASNRLDAVFEVTSRAWQEAVLPGDDHLARDGRVMEVLSEHLCEGWLEGYVLTGRHGLFATYEAFAHVVDSMVNQHAKWLKSARDLPWRRPVPSLNILLSSHVWRQDHNGFSHQDPGFIDFVANKRGDTARIYLPPDANTLLCVSDHCLRTYDRINVIVAGKQPALQWLTPDEAVTHCAAGIGIWDWASNEGEAEPDVVMACAGDVPTLETLAAVDWLRCHVPDLRVRVVNVVDLMTLPAPETHPHGLDDPTFDSLFTRDRPVVFAYHGYPWLIHRLTYKRTNHGNFHVHGFIEEGTTTTPFDMCVLNRLDRYNLALATMRSAPRLGIRAEHAEEALRAALAAHREHVRRTGDDLPEVRDWAWPERHVPEDRGRRIDGDIMQCGPVEDEEPRSGETVDGWPVVT; from the coding sequence ATGGACGCGACCCACGAGGCAAAGCAGCGTGACGAAAGCGGCCATGGGGACGAACAAGGCCGGACATTCGTGCCCGGGCCGCTCGGACCCGACAGCCTCAGACGGATCGACGCCTATTGGCGGGCCGCGAACTACCTGTCGGTCGGGCAGATCTACCTCATGGCAAACCCGCTCCTGCGACAGCCGCTCAAGCCTGAGCACGTGAAACCGCGGCTCCTCGGACACTGGGGTACGACGCCGGGGCTGAACTTCATCTACGCACACCTGAACCGCGTGATCGGGCAGCGCGACCTCGACATGATCGCCGTCTGGGGGCCGGGCCACGGTGCGCCCGGGCTCGTCGCCAACGCGTACTTGGAAGGCACCTACAGCGAGATCTACCCGGACGTGGCGCAGGACCTCGACGGGATGGCCCGGCTGTTCCGGCAGTTCTCGTTTCCCGGCGGCATACCCAGCCATGCCTCGCCGGAGCTGCCAGGCTCGATCCACGAGGGCGGGGAACTCGGGTACTCCCTGGCGCACGCCTTCGGGGCGGCCCTCGACAATCCGGGTTTGACGGTCGCCTGCGTGGTCGGCGACGGCGAGGCCGAGACGGGACCGCTCGCCGCCTCGTGGCACGCGAACAAGTTCCTCGACCCGCGCCATGACGGCATGGTCCTGCCGATCCTGCACCTCAACGGCTACAAGATCGCCAGCCCGACCATCCTGGCCCGGATGCCTGCGGACGAGCTGCGCAGCCTGCTCGTCGGCTACGGCTACGAACCGGCCTTCGTCGAGGGCGACGAGCCGGCACGGATGCACCAAGACATGGCCGCGGCCCTCGATGCGGCCTTCGACGCCATCGCGGAGATCCGGAAGCGCGCCGGCCGCGGTCAGGGCGGGCGACCGCGCTGGCCCATGATCGTGCTGCGGAGCCCAAAGGGCTGGACGGGGCCGAAAACCGTGGACGGCCACCCGGTCGAGGGGACGTGGCGCTCGCATCAGGTGCCCGTGGCGGCCACGCGGGAGAATCCGGAGCATCTCGCAATCCTGGAAGCCTGGATGCGGTCCTACCGTCCGGAGGAGCTGTTCGCGGCGGACGGAGCGCTGATGGCGGGTCTCGCCGCGTTGCCGCCGAAGGGGCTGCGGCGGCTCTCGGCCAATCCGCATGCCAATGCGCACAAGAGCGCCCCCTTGCGCCTGCCCGACCTGCATGACTTCGCCGTCGCTGTTCCACAGCCTGGGCGGTCCAAGGCCGAGGCCACGCGCGCGCTCGGGATCTACCTGCGGGACGTTCTCAGGCTCAATGCCGAGGCGCGCAACTTCCGTATCATGGGGCCGGACGAGACCGCCTCGAACCGGCTGGACGCGGTGTTCGAGGTCACAAGCCGTGCCTGGCAGGAGGCGGTCCTGCCGGGCGACGACCACCTCGCGCGCGACGGCCGCGTCATGGAGGTACTGAGCGAGCATCTCTGCGAGGGCTGGCTGGAGGGCTACGTCCTGACCGGGCGGCACGGGCTGTTCGCGACCTACGAGGCGTTCGCCCACGTCGTCGATTCGATGGTGAACCAGCACGCGAAGTGGCTGAAGTCCGCGCGCGACCTGCCCTGGCGCCGGCCGGTGCCGTCCCTCAACATCCTGCTGTCGTCCCACGTCTGGCGCCAGGACCACAACGGCTTCAGCCATCAGGACCCGGGCTTCATCGACTTCGTGGCGAACAAGCGCGGCGACACGGCACGGATCTACCTGCCGCCGGACGCGAACACCCTGCTCTGCGTCTCGGATCACTGCCTGCGCACCTATGACCGCATCAACGTGATCGTGGCCGGCAAGCAGCCCGCGCTGCAATGGCTGACGCCGGACGAGGCCGTCACGCATTGCGCGGCCGGCATCGGCATCTGGGATTGGGCCTCGAACGAGGGCGAAGCGGAGCCGGACGTGGTGATGGCCTGCGCTGGCGACGTACCGACCCTTGAGACGCTCGCGGCGGTCGACTGGCTGCGCTGCCACGTCCCGGATCTGCGGGTCCGTGTCGTCAACGTCGTCGACCTGATGACGCTGCCCGCGCCAGAAACGCACCCGCACGGGCTCGACGACCCGACCTTCGACAGCCTGTTCACGCGCGACCGGCCGGTGGTGTTCGCCTATCACGGCTATCCGTGGCTCATCCACCGCCTGACCTACAAGCGGACGAACCACGGCAACTTCCACGTTCACGGCTTCATCGAGGAGGGCACGACCACGACGCCCTTCGATATGTGCGTGCTGAACCGACTCGACCGCTACAACCTCGCGCTGGCCACGATGCGCTCAGCGCCGCGATTGGGGATCCGGGCCGAGCATGCCGAGGAGGCGCTCCGGGCGGCCCTCGCCGCCCACCGCGAGCACGTCCGTAGAACCGGAGACGACCTGCCGGAGGTGCGGGACTGGGCCTGGCCGGAGCGGCATGTGCCCGAGGATCGCGGCCGCAGAATCGACGGCGACATCATGCAGTGCGGCCCGGTCGAAGATGAGGAGCCCCGGTCGGGCGAGACCGTGGACGGATGGCCGGTCGTCACCTGA
- a CDS encoding VIT family protein, protein MRRVHAENHLVDRIGWLRAAVLGANDGLVSTASLIVGVAASKATSGEILVAGCAGLVAGAMSMAAGEYVSVSSQSDTEQADLARERGELELDPAAEREELAAIYVNRGLDRDLALKVADQLMAKDALAAHARDELGISEFTTARPIQAALTSAATFSSGAALPLIVAAVSPANLVVYLVPAAALVFLGVLGALGAKVGGAEILRPTARVAFWGALAMAVTAGIGHLVGKAV, encoded by the coding sequence GTGCGCAGAGTCCATGCGGAAAACCACCTCGTCGACCGGATCGGCTGGCTCCGCGCAGCGGTACTCGGCGCCAACGACGGTTTGGTGTCGACGGCCAGCCTGATCGTGGGCGTCGCTGCGTCCAAGGCGACCAGCGGGGAGATCCTGGTGGCGGGCTGTGCCGGCCTCGTAGCCGGGGCGATGTCGATGGCGGCGGGCGAGTACGTCTCGGTGAGTTCCCAGTCGGATACCGAGCAGGCGGACCTCGCCCGTGAACGGGGCGAGCTCGAACTGGACCCCGCTGCTGAGCGCGAGGAACTCGCGGCGATCTACGTCAACCGCGGCCTCGACCGCGACCTTGCCTTGAAGGTCGCCGACCAACTTATGGCGAAGGACGCCCTCGCGGCGCATGCTCGTGACGAGCTCGGCATCTCCGAGTTCACCACCGCTCGACCGATCCAGGCCGCGCTGACTTCCGCCGCGACCTTTTCTTCGGGCGCAGCCCTTCCCCTGATCGTGGCGGCGGTCTCGCCGGCCAACCTCGTGGTCTATCTTGTGCCCGCGGCCGCCCTGGTGTTCCTGGGCGTTCTCGGCGCCCTGGGCGCAAAGGTCGGGGGCGCCGAGATCCTGAGACCGACTGCTCGCGTGGCTTTCTGGGGCGCGTTGGCGATGGCCGTCACCGCCGGCATCGGGCACCTCGTCGGCAAGGCCGTCTGA
- a CDS encoding universal stress protein — translation MFLRSLLVPTAPGIDATRRLDAALRLGRRLHAHIGVAFMAPGPAQVLAGMASLLPMDCTTLAAIEHGVREAAAEGKAALAAWCERAGVPLTAKPERLDATFATWTELSGEVEPLLTLAGRVNDLVIVDPPNPKEPFTSRVLDTALFSVGRPTLMVGESVPFDLLDHVVIAWNGSLEATRLIGQSIALLHEATRVTVVHARTERFDETRAADLCGYLQWHGVVAEAVTLPVHDGISVGEMVLAEAERRGASMLALGAYTHSRVREFLLGGVTRHVVEHARVPVLMAH, via the coding sequence ATGTTCCTCCGCTCCTTGCTCGTCCCCACCGCCCCCGGCATCGACGCCACGCGTCGGCTGGATGCGGCCCTGCGCCTGGGCCGGCGCCTGCACGCGCATATCGGCGTCGCCTTCATGGCGCCCGGCCCGGCGCAGGTGCTCGCCGGCATGGCGAGCCTCTTGCCGATGGATTGCACGACCCTTGCGGCCATCGAGCACGGTGTCCGCGAGGCGGCGGCCGAGGGCAAGGCCGCACTGGCGGCTTGGTGCGAACGCGCGGGCGTGCCGTTGACCGCGAAGCCCGAACGCCTCGACGCCACCTTCGCGACCTGGACGGAACTTTCGGGCGAGGTCGAGCCGCTGCTGACGCTCGCGGGCCGCGTCAACGACCTTGTCATCGTCGACCCGCCGAATCCGAAGGAGCCCTTCACCAGCCGCGTGCTCGACACGGCCCTGTTCTCGGTCGGGCGACCGACGCTGATGGTCGGCGAAAGCGTCCCGTTCGACCTGCTCGACCACGTCGTGATCGCCTGGAACGGCAGCCTGGAGGCGACGCGCCTGATCGGGCAGTCCATCGCGCTGCTCCATGAGGCCACGCGGGTCACGGTCGTTCATGCCAGGACCGAACGTTTCGACGAGACCCGGGCTGCCGACCTATGCGGCTACCTGCAATGGCACGGCGTCGTGGCCGAGGCCGTCACCCTGCCAGTCCATGACGGAATTTCGGTCGGCGAGATGGTCCTGGCCGAGGCCGAGCGGCGGGGCGCCTCGATGCTGGCCCTGGGCGCCTACACCCACAGCCGCGTTCGCGAGTTCCTGCTCGGTGGCGTCACCCGGCATGTGGTCGAGCACGCGCGCGTTCCGGTCCTCATGGCCCACTGA
- a CDS encoding BON domain-containing protein — MDDKTVHQHVLDELDYAPMIDAAQIGVTVEKGIVTLTGRVRNYAEKTIAERVTLRVRGVRGVVERIEVRYPHNPLIGDEALAERCARVLEWNVHVPERSISLKVEKGCVTLDGCVPYYHQKAAADKALRRLAGVTDIVNLIAVKPPVEPAEVKDRILAALRRSARDPDTIRVHVDGDKVTLDGCVDIWSERELAERAAWSAPGVRAVEDRLTLA; from the coding sequence ATGGACGACAAGACCGTGCACCAGCATGTGCTCGACGAGCTGGACTACGCCCCGATGATCGACGCGGCACAAATCGGCGTTACGGTCGAGAAGGGCATCGTGACCCTGACGGGCCGCGTCCGGAACTACGCCGAGAAGACCATCGCCGAGCGCGTCACATTGCGGGTTCGCGGCGTACGCGGCGTGGTCGAGCGGATCGAGGTCCGCTATCCGCACAACCCGCTCATCGGCGACGAGGCCTTGGCGGAACGCTGTGCCCGGGTCTTGGAGTGGAACGTGCACGTCCCGGAGCGCTCGATCTCGCTCAAGGTCGAGAAGGGCTGCGTCACGCTGGACGGCTGCGTGCCCTACTACCACCAGAAGGCGGCTGCCGATAAGGCGCTGCGGCGCTTGGCCGGCGTGACCGATATCGTCAACCTTATCGCCGTCAAGCCGCCGGTCGAGCCCGCCGAGGTCAAGGACAGGATCCTCGCGGCCCTGAGGCGCAGCGCCAGGGACCCGGATACGATCCGGGTGCACGTGGACGGCGACAAGGTCACCCTGGACGGGTGCGTCGACATCTGGAGCGAGCGCGAACTGGCCGAGCGGGCCGCATGGTCGGCGCCTGGCGTACGTGCCGTCGAGGACCGCCTGACCCTCGCGTGA
- a CDS encoding universal stress protein, with the protein MRITNIMVSVDLGAAAADRIQLAAGLAERFGSKLTGIAARPVLGPMPVGDMLEVERVWAIEERLTDEQLAEAKVLFEREAGQAPKTGWLSAPTDPLTYLGAQARTADLVVVGRQGPADGDPGPMAAPTGGLLMEVGRPVLVVPPGVERLAIKRVVVAWKDAPEARRAIHDALPFLGHPEHVCVVAVGPDAQHVGAEGAAEYLSGHGIKATTYLLRKPEIGAADEILRFARREEADLIVMGAYGHSRLREWVFGGVTRDVLQTTAVCCLMSH; encoded by the coding sequence ATGCGGATCACAAACATCATGGTCTCGGTCGATCTCGGGGCCGCGGCGGCGGACCGGATCCAGCTGGCGGCCGGCCTCGCGGAGCGGTTCGGGTCCAAGCTGACCGGCATCGCCGCCCGCCCCGTCCTCGGGCCCATGCCGGTCGGCGACATGCTGGAGGTCGAGCGTGTCTGGGCCATCGAGGAACGCCTGACGGACGAGCAGCTTGCGGAGGCCAAGGTCCTTTTCGAGCGGGAAGCCGGGCAGGCACCCAAGACGGGCTGGCTCTCGGCACCCACCGACCCCTTGACCTACCTTGGTGCGCAGGCGCGCACCGCCGACCTGGTCGTCGTCGGCCGGCAAGGTCCCGCGGACGGTGACCCTGGTCCGATGGCCGCACCCACCGGCGGCCTGCTGATGGAAGTGGGGCGTCCCGTCCTCGTGGTCCCACCGGGCGTCGAGCGCCTCGCGATCAAGCGGGTCGTGGTGGCTTGGAAGGACGCGCCCGAGGCACGGCGCGCCATCCATGACGCCTTACCGTTCCTGGGCCATCCCGAGCACGTCTGCGTGGTGGCCGTGGGACCCGACGCCCAGCACGTGGGCGCCGAGGGTGCGGCTGAGTACCTGTCCGGGCACGGGATCAAAGCCACGACTTACTTGCTGCGCAAGCCCGAGATCGGCGCCGCGGACGAGATCCTGCGGTTCGCCCGACGCGAGGAAGCAGACCTCATCGTGATGGGCGCCTACGGCCACAGCCGCCTGCGCGAGTGGGTCTTCGGCGGTGTCACGCGTGACGTCCTGCAAACGACCGCCGTCTGCTGCCTGATGAGCCACTGA
- a CDS encoding BON domain-containing protein: protein MTDKDLRRDVLDELDFDPSLDAGAIGVAVSEGVVTLTGHVGSYAEKVEAERAVRRIRGVRAIAQEIEVRYADEKKVADDQIAARALAIIDWSVHLPKQAIQVKVAGGWVTLTGTVDWQYQMAGAEAAVRKLSGVHGVTNLVEVRPRVPPTAVKDKILEAFRRSVMFEADGIKVTVSGDKVTLEGAVSAWAERDAAERAAWSVPGVRTVEDRIVALS from the coding sequence ATGACCGACAAGGACCTGCGCCGCGACGTGCTCGATGAGCTCGACTTCGACCCCAGCCTCGACGCCGGCGCCATCGGCGTCGCCGTGTCGGAAGGAGTGGTGACGCTCACGGGCCACGTTGGCAGCTACGCCGAGAAGGTCGAGGCCGAGCGCGCCGTCCGCCGCATCCGGGGCGTGCGCGCCATCGCGCAGGAGATCGAGGTCCGCTACGCCGACGAGAAGAAGGTGGCCGACGACCAGATCGCCGCGCGGGCCTTGGCGATCATCGACTGGTCCGTGCACCTTCCGAAGCAGGCCATCCAGGTGAAGGTCGCCGGCGGCTGGGTCACGCTGACCGGCACGGTAGACTGGCAGTACCAGATGGCCGGCGCAGAGGCGGCGGTGCGGAAGCTGTCCGGCGTGCATGGGGTGACCAACCTCGTCGAGGTCAGGCCACGGGTTCCGCCGACGGCGGTCAAGGACAAGATCTTGGAAGCGTTCCGGCGCAGCGTCATGTTCGAGGCGGACGGGATCAAGGTCACCGTCTCGGGCGACAAGGTGACGTTGGAAGGCGCCGTTTCGGCCTGGGCGGAGCGTGACGCCGCCGAACGGGCGGCCTGGTCGGTGCCGGGCGTCCGCACCGTCGAGGACCGCATCGTCGCCCTGAGCTGA